In a single window of the Aridibaculum aurantiacum genome:
- a CDS encoding reverse transcriptase domain-containing protein, which produces MKQKRKFKKKDWFRVKGYNHIGLSLTNKERNWVSCYVSDKQKVASHAFLPFIHRSSKVRKFRREQCHDGTRSQLRVPDKKIRELYYCSHLDALVYGYYSALISKEYETKLRCLRLEDCITAYRHIPVESGNPRSRNKCNVDFANDVFNYIKNSPSNHLVAITFDIRSFFDELDHKILKQAWKHVINSGPNLPPDHYNVFQNITKFSYIEEREIFKEFQNEIIVERNPSIRKPKRIARRQFLRNQRAVSFCYNSKFNLERLRSGGYVKSNKRVKCEQGKFHMREKGIPQGSPISSLLANIYMLEFDTDANIFLRNRKGIYRRYSDDMVVICPPEYADEVCEFFGNKIEEYKLTIQEKKTQLFHFYRNCGSRLYCKEENLNTGKFNSNSNFQYLGFQFDGFHTYLKSSSIASYYRKMKRSIRRRKYYAIFNKTIHRGKLFKGSLFKRFTHIGAHRRRIYKRHPKIKSKFIITEKFDWGNYLSYAYMAAKVIPDNKIRKQLRRHWTKFHALLNDAEVKIAKALFNIK; this is translated from the coding sequence ATGAAGCAAAAAAGAAAGTTCAAGAAAAAAGACTGGTTTAGAGTAAAGGGCTACAATCACATTGGTTTAAGCCTTACCAATAAAGAAAGGAATTGGGTATCATGCTATGTCAGTGATAAACAAAAGGTAGCTTCACATGCTTTTTTGCCTTTTATTCACCGTTCATCAAAGGTTAGAAAGTTTAGGAGAGAGCAATGCCATGATGGTACCAGGTCGCAGTTAAGAGTACCAGATAAGAAAATCAGAGAACTTTATTATTGCAGTCATTTAGACGCATTGGTTTACGGGTATTATTCTGCTTTAATATCAAAAGAATACGAGACAAAGCTAAGGTGTCTTCGTTTGGAAGATTGTATAACTGCTTATCGACATATACCAGTCGAGTCTGGCAATCCGCGCAGTCGAAATAAATGTAATGTTGACTTTGCTAATGATGTTTTTAACTATATAAAAAACAGTCCAAGTAATCATCTTGTTGCTATTACCTTCGACATCCGAAGTTTCTTCGATGAGCTTGATCATAAGATATTAAAACAAGCTTGGAAACACGTAATTAATTCTGGTCCAAATTTACCACCTGACCATTATAATGTTTTCCAAAACATAACAAAGTTCTCATACATCGAAGAGCGTGAAATATTCAAAGAATTTCAGAATGAAATCATTGTGGAAAGAAACCCTTCAATACGAAAACCAAAACGTATTGCACGTCGGCAGTTCCTTCGGAATCAACGAGCAGTATCTTTCTGCTATAATTCAAAATTTAATTTGGAAAGGCTTCGGTCGGGCGGCTACGTAAAATCTAATAAAAGGGTCAAATGTGAACAAGGAAAGTTCCATATGCGAGAAAAGGGAATTCCTCAAGGCTCACCAATAAGCTCTCTTTTGGCCAATATCTATATGCTCGAGTTCGATACCGATGCAAATATTTTCCTGCGGAATAGAAAAGGGATTTACCGCAGGTATTCAGACGATATGGTTGTCATTTGTCCTCCAGAATATGCTGATGAAGTGTGCGAGTTCTTTGGTAACAAAATAGAAGAGTATAAATTAACAATCCAAGAGAAAAAGACGCAGCTTTTTCACTTTTATCGAAACTGTGGCTCTAGATTATATTGTAAAGAGGAAAACTTAAATACTGGAAAGTTTAATAGCAATTCAAACTTTCAATATTTGGGTTTTCAGTTTGATGGCTTTCACACCTATCTTAAATCCTCAAGTATTGCTTCTTACTATCGAAAAATGAAACGCTCTATACGTCGGAGGAAGTATTATGCAATTTTTAATAAAACTATCCATAGAGGAAAGTTGTTCAAGGGAAGTTTATTCAAAAGGTTTACTCATATAGGAGCACATCGAAGAAGAATATATAAAAGGCACCCTAAAATCAAGTCTAAATTTATAATAACCGAAAAGTTTGATTGGGGAAATTATTTGTCCTATGCCTATATGGCTGCTAAAGTAATTCCTGATAACAAGATCAGAAAGCAACTTAGACGACATTGGACTAAATTCCATGCGTTATTAAATGATGCGGAGGTAAAAATTGCAAAAGCACTTTTCAACATAAAATGA
- a CDS encoding DEAD/DEAH box helicase family protein has translation MSKKEFFPPRPAVNPIIYAYELIGVETHKGLLKIGFTDRAAQVRIKEQLGTAAIQHKIVFEESAMKRDGSSFTDRDVHRLLRKKKIPNPEGEWFKCTLNELRHTIHEIKTGEKTEENRVFTFGMRPEQEEAVNKTIAYFKSFKKENRDKTPHFLWNAKMRFGKTFASYQLAKKMGWKKVLVLTFKPAVEDAWKEDLESHVDFKGWQFISQNAAELTGEDVDTKKPLVCFGSFQDFLGRNSTTGGIKAKNEWVHAMHWDCIIFDEYHFGAWRETAKDLFGKDIEAEKEVEEYKKVEKEGLKEEDTVEHLENIIPITTSHYLYLSGTPFRAISSGEFIEEQIFNWTYSDEQRAKENWKGKNNPYASLPRMVMLTYQLPESIRQIALQGEFDGFDLNIFFKAEGEGHKAHFKYEDEVQKWLDLIRGSFTETTVDNLKIGTKKPPLPFSHAPLLKVLNHTFWFLPSVASCYAMSNLLKQRQNKFYHDYAVVVAAGTQAGIGVQALQPVLNAMTDNPLESKTITLSCGKLTTGVSVKPWTGIFMLRNSSSPETYFQAAFRVQTPWVITNPDNKSPNREEILKEECYVFDFAPDRALRQIADYSCRLNVDESNPETKVAEFINFLPVLAYDGSYMEQINAAKVLDMAMSGTTATLLARRWESALLVNVDNNTLARLMANTEAMQALESIEGFRNLNQDIETIINKSEAVKKAKKEANDGELTKKQKQELTEAEKEYKSLRKKIQDKLIKFATRIPVFMYLTDFREQRLKDVITQLEPGLFKKVTGLTVKDFELLVSLDVFNSAHMNQAVFGFKRYEDASLEYTGINKHKGEDVGGYDTVVTRKEFNEIFENLSPWKSKTSQIVSDQFGVVNKWQAMNATLCKIVEEKNLSYLNLQDLQDVAEMSSGEIGDVFSLIGLLSAPEKEMLRIEFSLGNKVLSEKTVYERLRQYWREKKVSKQEWDKWSKKVQVKWEILN, from the coding sequence ATGAGTAAAAAAGAATTCTTTCCACCACGACCTGCAGTCAATCCAATTATTTATGCTTATGAGTTGATTGGGGTTGAAACACACAAAGGACTACTCAAAATCGGGTTTACTGACCGTGCTGCACAGGTTCGTATTAAAGAACAATTAGGCACAGCAGCAATTCAACACAAGATTGTTTTTGAAGAATCTGCCATGAAGCGGGATGGCAGTTCCTTTACCGACCGTGACGTTCACCGACTTTTAAGAAAAAAGAAAATTCCAAACCCTGAAGGCGAATGGTTTAAGTGCACATTGAATGAATTGCGGCATACAATTCACGAGATAAAGACAGGTGAGAAAACAGAAGAAAACAGAGTGTTTACGTTCGGTATGCGACCCGAACAAGAAGAAGCTGTAAACAAAACAATAGCGTACTTCAAAAGTTTTAAAAAGGAAAACCGGGACAAAACGCCTCATTTTTTATGGAACGCAAAAATGCGTTTCGGGAAAACGTTTGCCAGCTATCAGTTAGCAAAAAAAATGGGATGGAAAAAAGTGCTTGTGCTGACATTTAAGCCAGCCGTGGAAGATGCATGGAAAGAAGATTTGGAGTCGCATGTTGATTTTAAAGGCTGGCAATTCATTTCTCAGAATGCTGCAGAATTAACCGGCGAAGATGTCGATACTAAAAAGCCGTTGGTGTGTTTCGGCTCTTTCCAGGACTTTTTAGGAAGAAACAGCACTACCGGTGGCATCAAAGCTAAGAACGAATGGGTGCATGCGATGCATTGGGACTGTATCATTTTCGACGAGTATCATTTTGGAGCCTGGCGGGAAACTGCAAAAGATTTGTTTGGCAAAGACATCGAGGCTGAAAAAGAAGTGGAGGAATATAAAAAAGTCGAGAAAGAGGGACTTAAAGAAGAAGACACTGTAGAGCACTTGGAAAACATAATACCAATTACCACCAGTCACTACCTGTATTTATCGGGTACACCGTTTAGAGCTATTAGTTCTGGAGAGTTTATTGAGGAGCAGATATTCAACTGGACTTATTCTGATGAGCAAAGGGCAAAGGAAAACTGGAAAGGGAAGAACAACCCTTATGCTTCTTTGCCGAGGATGGTTATGCTAACCTACCAACTCCCGGAGTCTATTCGGCAAATAGCTTTGCAGGGAGAGTTTGATGGTTTCGATTTGAATATCTTTTTTAAGGCAGAGGGCGAAGGCCATAAAGCACACTTTAAGTATGAAGATGAAGTACAAAAATGGCTCGACCTGATAAGAGGTTCTTTTACCGAGACTACAGTTGACAATCTTAAGATAGGTACAAAGAAGCCACCTTTACCTTTTTCACATGCGCCTTTGTTAAAAGTATTAAACCACACGTTTTGGTTTTTGCCTTCAGTGGCTTCCTGCTATGCCATGTCAAATCTTCTGAAACAGCGTCAGAATAAATTCTATCATGATTACGCAGTTGTAGTGGCAGCAGGTACGCAGGCAGGGATAGGCGTTCAAGCACTACAACCGGTTTTGAATGCGATGACCGACAATCCACTTGAGTCTAAAACTATAACCTTATCGTGCGGCAAGCTAACTACCGGTGTTTCGGTGAAGCCATGGACAGGCATTTTTATGCTTCGAAATTCTTCGAGTCCTGAAACTTATTTCCAGGCAGCTTTTCGTGTACAGACGCCTTGGGTTATCACAAATCCGGACAATAAGTCGCCCAATAGAGAAGAGATACTAAAAGAAGAATGTTACGTTTTTGATTTTGCGCCTGATCGTGCACTAAGACAAATAGCAGATTATAGTTGCAGGCTTAATGTAGACGAATCAAATCCAGAAACGAAAGTTGCCGAATTTATCAACTTCTTACCAGTTTTAGCTTATGATGGCAGTTATATGGAACAAATTAATGCTGCCAAAGTTCTGGATATGGCGATGAGTGGTACAACTGCTACGCTTTTGGCGAGGCGCTGGGAAAGTGCACTGTTAGTAAACGTTGACAATAATACACTTGCTCGGCTAATGGCTAATACCGAGGCGATGCAGGCGCTGGAGAGCATTGAAGGCTTTAGAAATCTGAACCAGGATATAGAAACCATTATCAATAAGTCTGAAGCGGTAAAGAAAGCAAAGAAAGAAGCTAATGACGGAGAACTGACTAAGAAACAAAAACAAGAATTGACAGAAGCGGAGAAAGAATACAAAAGCCTGCGAAAGAAAATACAGGATAAACTAATCAAGTTTGCCACACGCATCCCAGTGTTTATGTACCTCACTGATTTTAGAGAGCAGCGATTGAAGGATGTAATTACTCAACTGGAGCCCGGATTGTTTAAGAAGGTAACGGGCTTAACGGTAAAAGACTTTGAGTTGCTGGTAAGTCTTGATGTATTTAATTCGGCCCATATGAATCAAGCGGTTTTCGGATTTAAGCGGTATGAAGATGCCAGTTTGGAATACACGGGAATTAATAAGCATAAGGGAGAAGATGTGGGGGGCTATGACACCGTTGTAACTCGAAAGGAATTCAATGAAATATTCGAAAATCTTTCGCCATGGAAAAGTAAAACATCACAAATAGTATCTGATCAATTCGGAGTGGTTAATAAGTGGCAAGCAATGAATGCAACTTTATGTAAGATAGTTGAGGAAAAAAATCTCTCTTACTTGAATCTGCAGGATCTACAGGATGTAGCCGAGATGTCTAGTGGCGAAATAGGAGATGTTTTTTCTTTGATTGGATTATTATCTGCCCCAGAAAAAGAGATGCTAAGAATTGAATTTTCTCTTGGGAACAAAGTTTTAAGCGAGAAAACTGTTTATGAAAGGCTAAGGCAATATTGGAGAGAAAAAAAGGTTTCAAAGCAGGAGTGGGATAAGTGGTCAAAAAAGGTTCAAGTAAAATGGGAAATTCTTAATTGA